A window of Bradyrhizobium sp. AZCC 1610 contains these coding sequences:
- a CDS encoding Bug family tripartite tricarboxylate transporter substrate binding protein: protein MKPGTCVWKACVVAMVLAGIAGEVGAQDYPSRAITVVVPFPPGGASDVVARIVTNQMSKTLGQSIIIENVSGAGGTVGSGRVAAAAPDGYTLLAAAMGSHVAAPVLTPNLKYDPVADFVPIGITAHSPAVIIARKDFPAKDLKEFVAALRQRGDAVKQAHGGIGASSHMACLLFTAEIGAKPALVAYRGSGPALNDLVGGHVDFMCEQSVSVAESVLAGSVKAFAASAAKRLETLPDVPTAREAGINYEMSVWAGLFAPKGVSPEIIARLSDALDRALDEDVVRERIAQLGGSIPAKDERNPAAFDRFVRSEIARWAPILAAAGTGK, encoded by the coding sequence ATGAAACCTGGCACGTGTGTCTGGAAAGCTTGCGTGGTTGCGATGGTATTGGCTGGCATCGCCGGGGAGGTAGGCGCGCAGGACTACCCCTCCAGAGCGATCACGGTGGTCGTGCCGTTCCCTCCCGGAGGCGCCAGCGACGTCGTTGCGCGCATCGTCACCAACCAGATGTCGAAGACTCTCGGGCAATCCATCATCATCGAGAATGTCAGCGGCGCCGGCGGCACAGTCGGCAGCGGGCGCGTCGCGGCTGCCGCACCCGACGGCTACACCCTGCTTGCCGCGGCGATGGGCTCGCATGTCGCGGCGCCGGTGCTCACGCCGAACCTCAAATACGATCCCGTTGCCGACTTCGTGCCGATCGGCATCACCGCCCACTCTCCGGCAGTCATTATCGCGCGGAAGGATTTCCCGGCAAAGGACCTGAAGGAATTTGTCGCAGCGCTGCGGCAACGGGGCGACGCGGTGAAGCAGGCCCATGGCGGCATCGGCGCGTCCTCACATATGGCGTGTCTGCTGTTCACCGCGGAAATCGGCGCGAAGCCGGCGCTTGTTGCCTATCGTGGTTCAGGCCCGGCACTGAACGATCTGGTCGGCGGTCACGTCGACTTCATGTGCGAGCAGTCGGTCAGCGTGGCGGAGTCGGTTTTGGCGGGCTCAGTCAAGGCCTTCGCGGCCTCGGCTGCGAAACGCCTCGAAACGCTGCCTGACGTTCCGACCGCCAGGGAAGCCGGCATCAACTACGAGATGAGCGTCTGGGCAGGACTGTTTGCGCCGAAGGGCGTTTCGCCCGAAATCATCGCGAGGCTTTCCGATGCACTCGACCGGGCGCTTGATGAGGATGTCGTGCGCGAGCGGATTGCCCAGCTCGGTGGCTCGATACCGGCAAAGGACGAACGCAACCCGGCCGCATTCGATCGCTTTGTTCGATCCGAGATCGCACGCTGGGCACCCATTCTTGCTGCGGCCGGAACCGGGAAGTGA
- a CDS encoding indolepyruvate ferredoxin oxidoreductase family protein, with translation MALMEVGLDDKYRLDAKRIFLSGTQALVRLPMLQRERDRAAGLNTAGFISGYRGSPLGMYDHALWRAKSFLKQHDIEFAPGLNEDLAATAVWGSQQVGMFPGAKVDGVFGIWYGKGPGVDRSVDALKHANSAGTSPNGGVIALAGDDHGCQSSTLAHQSEQVFAAALMPVVNPATLQDYLDLGILGFALSRYSSCWVGFKAISETVESSASIVSDPDRIKIILPDDFEMPPGGLSIRWPDGPLEQERRLHGPKMQAVAAFTRVNRFDRIVLDSKPARLGIMATGKAYLDLRQALADLGISDAEAQALGLRIYKVALTWPLEESGAKAFAEGLQDVLVVEEKRGFIEDQLLRILYNVDASKRPSVVGKRDESGAMLLPSEGELTPTMVAAAVVARLRKLGHRSPALEQRLAKLEAFDRPAEGIGAAKLQRTPYFCSGCPHNTSTKIPEGSRAMAGIGCHGMALSVPNRRTQTISHMGAEGVSWIGQAPFTSEQHVFQNLGDGTYTHSGLLAIRAAAASGVNITYKILYNDAVAMTGGQPAEGGLTVSQIAHQVSAEGAKRLVIVSDDPEKYPSNYFPAGATVHHRRELDAVQKELREVKGLTVLIYDQTCAAEKRRRRKRGLYPDPPKRVFINERVCEGCGDCSAVSNCVSVQPLETEFGRKRRIDQSNCNKDFSCIEGFCPSFVTVHGGKLRKADRTAADPSALFADLPLPATPALDGAYNILVTGIGGTGVITIGALLGMAAHVEGLACSTLDFTGLSQKNGAVMSHVRIAPEADDLSTVRIAPGGANLILGCDIVVATSIPALSRAERGVTRAIVNADLLPTASFVINPDIDFEAGTMRESLNEAISASDLDILDATGLATALMGDSIATNAFMLGFAFQRGAIPLSLEAIMKAIDLNGAAIEMNKLAFSWGRLAAHDLPRVVSAARFKSSGAVPVKRTLDESIAFRAKFLTEYQNEAYSKHYLTEVERVRTAEAKGSPGSHDLTEAFAKGLFKLMAYKDEYEVARLYSDGEFARVLKEQFDGDASVKVSLAPPLLASRDRATGHLRKREFGGWIFRAFELLTRFKFLRGTAFDPFGYTAERRTERALPGEYSAMIFRHLDKAKPHDWPRLVALAKSAELVRGYGHVKEANVAKFRGECARLEAAIGQPVAQAAE, from the coding sequence ATGGCATTGATGGAAGTTGGTCTGGACGACAAGTATCGTCTGGATGCGAAAAGGATTTTTCTGTCCGGTACGCAGGCGCTGGTCCGCCTTCCGATGTTGCAGCGCGAACGCGACCGCGCAGCGGGACTCAACACCGCAGGCTTCATCTCCGGATACCGCGGCTCGCCGCTCGGCATGTACGACCACGCGCTGTGGCGCGCGAAATCCTTCCTCAAGCAGCATGACATCGAGTTCGCACCGGGCCTCAATGAGGATCTGGCGGCAACGGCGGTGTGGGGCAGCCAGCAGGTCGGCATGTTCCCCGGCGCCAAGGTCGATGGCGTATTCGGCATCTGGTACGGCAAGGGCCCCGGCGTCGATCGTTCCGTCGATGCGCTCAAGCACGCCAACTCCGCCGGCACCTCGCCGAATGGCGGCGTGATTGCGCTCGCCGGCGACGACCATGGCTGCCAGTCCTCCACGCTGGCCCATCAGAGCGAGCAGGTGTTTGCCGCAGCATTGATGCCGGTGGTCAACCCGGCAACGCTGCAGGATTATCTCGATCTCGGCATTTTGGGCTTTGCGCTGTCGCGCTACTCAAGTTGCTGGGTCGGCTTCAAGGCGATTTCCGAAACCGTTGAAAGCTCGGCCTCGATCGTCAGCGATCCCGATCGCATCAAGATCATTTTGCCCGATGATTTCGAAATGCCGCCGGGCGGGCTTTCGATCCGCTGGCCGGATGGACCGCTGGAGCAGGAGCGGCGGCTGCACGGCCCGAAGATGCAGGCGGTGGCGGCGTTCACGCGTGTCAACCGCTTCGACCGCATCGTGCTGGATTCGAAGCCGGCGCGGCTCGGCATCATGGCGACCGGCAAGGCCTATCTCGATCTCCGGCAGGCGCTGGCCGATCTCGGGATATCAGACGCCGAGGCGCAGGCGCTGGGACTTCGCATCTACAAGGTCGCGCTGACCTGGCCGCTGGAGGAATCCGGAGCAAAGGCGTTCGCCGAAGGTTTGCAGGATGTTCTTGTGGTCGAGGAGAAGCGCGGTTTCATCGAGGATCAGCTCCTTCGCATTCTCTACAATGTGGATGCCTCGAAGCGACCCTCCGTGGTCGGCAAGCGCGACGAGAGCGGTGCGATGCTATTGCCGAGCGAGGGCGAACTGACGCCGACCATGGTCGCTGCGGCGGTGGTCGCGCGGTTGCGCAAACTCGGCCATCGCAGCCCGGCGCTGGAGCAGCGTCTTGCGAAGCTCGAAGCGTTCGACCGGCCGGCGGAGGGCATTGGCGCCGCCAAACTGCAGCGCACGCCGTATTTCTGTTCGGGCTGTCCGCACAACACCTCGACCAAGATCCCCGAGGGCAGCCGCGCCATGGCCGGCATCGGCTGTCACGGCATGGCGCTGTCGGTGCCGAACCGCCGCACGCAGACGATCTCGCATATGGGCGCGGAAGGCGTCAGCTGGATCGGGCAGGCGCCGTTCACCAGCGAACAACACGTGTTCCAGAATCTGGGCGATGGCACCTACACCCATTCCGGCCTGCTGGCGATCCGCGCGGCGGCGGCTTCCGGCGTCAACATCACCTACAAGATCCTCTATAATGACGCGGTGGCGATGACCGGCGGCCAACCGGCCGAGGGCGGGCTGACGGTGTCGCAGATCGCGCACCAGGTTTCGGCGGAAGGGGCGAAGCGCCTCGTCATCGTCTCCGACGATCCGGAGAAATATCCCAGCAATTACTTCCCGGCAGGCGCGACCGTTCATCATCGCCGCGAACTCGACGCGGTGCAAAAGGAACTGCGCGAGGTCAAGGGCCTGACCGTCCTGATCTACGACCAGACCTGTGCGGCGGAGAAGCGCCGCCGCCGCAAGCGCGGGCTCTATCCGGATCCGCCGAAGCGCGTCTTCATCAACGAGCGTGTCTGCGAAGGCTGCGGCGATTGCTCGGCTGTTTCCAACTGCGTCTCCGTGCAGCCTCTGGAGACCGAGTTCGGCCGCAAGCGGCGGATCGACCAGTCGAACTGCAACAAGGACTTTTCCTGCATCGAGGGCTTTTGCCCGAGTTTTGTCACCGTGCACGGCGGCAAACTGAGGAAGGCCGATCGTACCGCGGCCGATCCGTCCGCGCTGTTCGCCGATCTGCCGCTGCCGGCCACGCCTGCGCTCGATGGCGCCTACAACATCCTCGTTACCGGGATCGGCGGCACCGGCGTCATTACCATCGGCGCGCTGCTCGGCATGGCAGCCCATGTCGAGGGCCTGGCGTGCTCGACGCTCGATTTCACAGGGCTCTCGCAGAAGAACGGCGCGGTCATGAGCCACGTCCGCATCGCGCCCGAGGCTGACGACCTCTCAACCGTCCGCATCGCACCCGGCGGCGCCAACCTCATCCTCGGCTGCGACATTGTCGTCGCCACCAGCATTCCGGCGTTGAGCCGGGCCGAGCGCGGCGTGACACGCGCGATCGTCAATGCCGACCTGTTGCCGACGGCGAGCTTCGTCATTAATCCCGATATCGATTTCGAGGCGGGGACGATGCGCGAGTCGCTCAACGAGGCCATCAGCGCCTCCGATCTCGACATTCTGGACGCGACCGGGCTTGCCACCGCGCTGATGGGCGACAGCATCGCCACCAACGCCTTCATGCTTGGTTTCGCGTTCCAGCGCGGCGCGATACCCCTTTCGCTGGAGGCGATCATGAAGGCGATCGACCTCAATGGCGCCGCGATCGAGATGAACAAGCTGGCGTTCTCCTGGGGGCGGCTCGCCGCGCACGATCTGCCGCGCGTCGTCAGCGCCGCGCGCTTCAAGAGTTCGGGTGCGGTACCGGTCAAGCGCACGCTCGACGAGAGCATCGCGTTCCGCGCAAAATTCCTGACCGAGTACCAGAATGAGGCCTATTCGAAGCACTACCTGACGGAAGTCGAGCGCGTTCGCACCGCCGAAGCAAAAGGCTCGCCCGGTTCGCATGACCTCACCGAGGCCTTTGCAAAGGGCCTGTTCAAGCTGATGGCCTACAAGGACGAGTACGAAGTCGCCCGGCTTTATTCCGATGGCGAGTTTGCCAGGGTGCTGAAGGAACAGTTCGACGGCGACGCGAGCGTCAAGGTCAGCCTCGCGCCGCCGCTGCTGGCTTCGCGCGACAGGGCGACCGGCCATTTGCGCAAGCGCGAGTTCGGCGGCTGGATCTTCCGCGCCTTCGAACTCCTGACGCGGTTCAAGTTCCTGCGCGGCACCGCATTCGATCCGTTCGGCTACACGGCCGAACGGCGGACGGAGCGGGCCTTGCCGGGCGAGTATTCCGCAATGATCTTCCGCCATCTCGACAAGGCGAAGCCGCATGACTGGCCGCGTCTGGTGGCGCTGGCGAAGTCCGCGGAACTCGTTCGCGGCTACGGCCATGTCAAGGAAGCCAATGTCGCGAAGTTCCGCGGAGAATGCGCGCGCCTGGAAGCCGCGATCGGCCAGCCGGTGGCGCAGGCAGCCGAGTAG
- a CDS encoding Gfo/Idh/MocA family protein, whose translation MSADPLRVACIGMGWWSDVLADAIQRSGKLEIRSCYTRSDEKRKNFAAKYRCRPAASYEAMLADTEIEAIINTTPNDVHLATACAAAAAGKHVFLDKPIANSISDGRAITEACRKAGVVLALGYQRRRESHFRYLRQQIEAGRFGKLVNAEANISRDRLGKVDLTSWRYQAAGMPGGVMLQIGIHYIDVLAYLIGPIHAAHAQSAQLVLPGDNPDVASLILQHANGALSTLNASYASASEYYLMNVYGKDMTAFYDLHNGLRLLKRGENQPVAVPCTVNDTLVEELEEFAAAARGQRRHEVGGEEATRSLAVVRAGILSAREGRSVEVAEILNGDGNL comes from the coding sequence ATGAGTGCCGATCCGCTCCGCGTGGCTTGTATCGGGATGGGATGGTGGTCCGACGTTCTGGCGGACGCCATCCAGCGCTCGGGCAAGCTCGAGATCCGCAGCTGCTACACCCGGTCCGATGAAAAACGCAAGAATTTTGCGGCAAAATACCGCTGCCGGCCGGCCGCGAGCTACGAGGCGATGCTGGCCGATACCGAGATCGAGGCAATCATCAACACCACGCCGAACGATGTGCATCTGGCGACGGCCTGCGCTGCCGCAGCGGCGGGCAAGCACGTCTTTCTGGACAAGCCGATCGCCAACAGCATCTCGGACGGCCGCGCCATCACCGAGGCCTGTCGCAAGGCCGGCGTGGTGCTGGCGCTTGGCTATCAGCGGCGGCGCGAGAGCCATTTCCGCTACCTCAGGCAGCAGATCGAGGCCGGCCGGTTCGGCAAGCTCGTCAACGCCGAGGCGAACATCAGCCGCGACCGCCTCGGCAAGGTCGATCTCACCTCCTGGCGCTACCAGGCCGCGGGCATGCCGGGCGGCGTGATGCTCCAGATCGGGATCCACTACATCGACGTGCTCGCATACCTGATCGGGCCGATCCATGCGGCACACGCGCAGTCGGCGCAACTGGTGCTGCCCGGCGACAATCCGGATGTCGCGAGCCTGATCCTGCAGCATGCGAACGGCGCGCTTTCGACGCTGAACGCAAGCTACGCCTCGGCGTCCGAGTATTACCTGATGAATGTCTACGGCAAGGACATGACCGCATTCTACGATCTGCACAATGGGCTCCGGCTGCTCAAGCGCGGTGAAAACCAGCCGGTCGCGGTGCCATGCACAGTCAACGACACCCTGGTCGAGGAGCTCGAGGAGTTTGCCGCGGCGGCGCGCGGGCAGCGCCGGCACGAAGTCGGGGGCGAGGAGGCGACGAGATCGCTCGCCGTGGTGCGCGCCGGCATTCTCTCGGCACGTGAGGGACGTTCGGTCGAGGTCGCGGAAATATTGAACGGTGACGGAAACTTGTGA
- a CDS encoding SDR family NAD(P)-dependent oxidoreductase, with product MRLKDRVAIVVGAGQSPGEGIGNGRATALTFAREGARVLCVDHNLASAQETVDLIAAKDGTAAAFKADVTKNADLKAMVEDAKGRWGRIDILHNNVGVSLSGGDAELLDISEEAFDRCVAINLKSCVWAAKHVIPIMRAQKSGAIINISSMAAITTYPYVAYKATKSAMIAFTEQLAYQNAQYGIRANVILPGLMNTPMAVDTRAREFKKSRAEVEAERDAKVPLRHKMGTGWDVANAALFLASDEASFITGVTLPVDGGASVQRG from the coding sequence ATGCGCCTGAAAGATCGTGTCGCCATCGTCGTCGGCGCCGGCCAGAGCCCGGGCGAAGGCATTGGCAACGGCCGCGCCACCGCGCTGACCTTTGCGCGCGAAGGCGCCAGGGTGTTGTGCGTCGATCACAATCTGGCCTCCGCCCAAGAGACGGTCGACCTGATCGCCGCCAAGGATGGCACCGCGGCGGCGTTCAAGGCCGACGTCACCAAAAATGCCGACCTCAAGGCGATGGTGGAGGATGCGAAAGGACGCTGGGGCCGCATCGATATTCTGCACAATAATGTCGGCGTCAGCCTGTCCGGCGGCGACGCCGAACTGCTCGACATATCGGAGGAAGCGTTCGACCGCTGCGTCGCGATCAACCTGAAGAGCTGCGTGTGGGCCGCCAAGCACGTGATCCCGATCATGCGGGCGCAAAAAAGCGGCGCGATCATCAATATCTCGTCGATGGCCGCGATCACGACCTATCCTTACGTGGCCTACAAGGCGACCAAGTCGGCGATGATCGCCTTCACCGAGCAGCTCGCCTACCAGAACGCGCAATATGGCATCCGCGCCAACGTCATCCTGCCGGGGCTGATGAATACGCCGATGGCGGTCGACACCCGCGCGCGCGAGTTCAAGAAGAGCCGCGCCGAAGTCGAGGCCGAACGCGATGCCAAGGTGCCGCTGCGCCACAAGATGGGCACCGGCTGGGACGTCGCCAACGCCGCGCTATTTCTCGCATCCGATGAAGCGAGTTTTATTACCGGCGTGACACTGCCGGTCGATGGCGGAGCGAGTGTGCAGCGGGGATAG
- a CDS encoding alkaline phosphatase D family protein — MPIAIRAGQAVSRRQLLVRSAATFAVAGLGSLARPYVSRAADRPLIASGIQSGDVSANSAVIWARADRPARMQVECSVVESFKTIIRSATADALPASDFVSKVLLDGLPAGQDIFYRVRFDDISESGIEGETQVGHFRTAPTARSNISFVWSGDTAGQGWGIDPSRGGMRTYRTMLGNRPDFFIHSGDHIYADCPVERELKLPNGEVWRNIVTEQKSVVAHSLEQFRANYKYNLLDDNLRAFNAEVPMFAQWDDHEVTNDWAPIGTADETGYAEDGTSRLVARARRAFHEFMPMRVTPAQDGRIYRKIAYGPLLDVFMIDMRSYRDSTFNKRDDQSETCILGAVQLAWLKRELVASNATWKVIAADMPIGLVSEDAIALGDGPPERREHEIADLLSFMKRAGIRNTVWLTADMHYTAAHLYDPNRAAYQDFEPFWEFVSGPLHAGTWAPAPLDNTFGPKAMFQKGCSAEQGENLAPCFGLQFFGRVDIDGKTAVMTVTLKDVDNRDLWSVDIEPRPDARPGRIMAQHI, encoded by the coding sequence ATGCCGATTGCGATACGCGCCGGACAAGCTGTGAGCCGGCGTCAATTGCTGGTCCGCTCCGCGGCAACATTCGCCGTTGCCGGTCTCGGCAGCCTCGCCAGGCCCTACGTCAGCCGTGCCGCGGACCGTCCGCTTATCGCCAGCGGAATCCAGTCGGGCGACGTCTCCGCCAACTCTGCCGTGATCTGGGCACGCGCCGACCGGCCGGCGCGGATGCAGGTGGAATGTTCTGTTGTCGAGAGTTTCAAGACCATCATTCGTTCGGCTACCGCCGATGCCTTGCCGGCCAGCGACTTCGTCTCAAAAGTTCTGCTCGATGGGTTGCCGGCGGGGCAGGACATTTTCTATCGCGTGCGCTTCGACGATATCAGCGAGAGCGGCATCGAAGGCGAGACGCAGGTCGGGCATTTCCGCACCGCGCCCACCGCGCGAAGCAATATTTCGTTCGTGTGGTCTGGCGATACCGCTGGCCAGGGCTGGGGCATCGATCCCTCGCGCGGCGGCATGCGGACCTACCGCACCATGCTCGGCAATCGTCCGGACTTCTTCATCCATTCCGGCGACCACATCTACGCCGATTGTCCGGTGGAACGTGAACTGAAGCTGCCCAACGGCGAGGTCTGGCGAAACATCGTCACCGAACAGAAATCCGTGGTGGCGCACAGCCTCGAACAGTTCCGCGCCAACTACAAATATAATCTGCTCGACGACAATCTGCGCGCCTTCAACGCTGAGGTGCCGATGTTCGCGCAATGGGACGATCACGAGGTCACCAACGATTGGGCGCCAATCGGCACCGCCGACGAGACCGGCTATGCCGAGGACGGCACCTCACGGCTGGTCGCGCGGGCGCGCCGCGCGTTCCATGAATTCATGCCGATGCGGGTGACGCCCGCCCAGGACGGCCGCATCTATCGCAAGATCGCTTACGGTCCGCTGCTCGACGTCTTCATGATCGACATGCGCAGCTACCGCGATTCCACCTTTAACAAGCGCGACGACCAGAGCGAGACCTGCATTCTCGGCGCGGTGCAATTGGCCTGGCTGAAGCGCGAACTCGTGGCCTCCAATGCCACCTGGAAAGTGATCGCCGCCGACATGCCGATCGGCCTGGTCAGCGAGGATGCCATTGCCCTCGGCGACGGCCCGCCGGAACGGCGCGAGCACGAGATTGCGGATCTGTTGTCGTTCATGAAGCGCGCCGGCATCCGCAACACGGTGTGGCTGACTGCCGACATGCACTACACGGCCGCGCATCTTTACGATCCGAACCGCGCGGCCTATCAGGATTTCGAACCGTTCTGGGAGTTCGTCTCCGGCCCGCTGCATGCGGGCACCTGGGCGCCGGCCCCGCTCGACAATACGTTCGGTCCCAAGGCGATGTTCCAGAAGGGCTGCAGCGCGGAGCAGGGCGAGAATCTCGCGCCCTGTTTCGGTTTGCAGTTTTTCGGCCGCGTCGACATCGACGGCAAGACCGCAGTCATGACCGTGACGTTGAAGGACGTCGACAACCGCGACCTCTGGTCGGTCGATATCGAACCCCGTCCGGACGCGCGGCCCGGCCGGATCATGGCGCAGCACATCTGA
- a CDS encoding carboxymuconolactone decarboxylase family protein has protein sequence MARLPYLEADQVAPEYRDMLKRNTNLHKLLVNSPDMARAFNGVGGYIRFKSKLDPRLRELAILQVGWMEKSEYEFTHHVKIGKEFGVTDDDIEGLMAETEGKPSKLEPLAKAILRGAREMVRELAMSEATFAEIKKQLSDEHMVDLVLTIAFYCAVVRVLATMKIDNEPYYKEVLQQYPIPGVE, from the coding sequence ATGGCCCGCCTGCCCTATCTCGAAGCCGATCAGGTTGCTCCTGAGTACCGCGACATGCTCAAGCGCAACACGAACCTGCACAAGCTGTTGGTGAACTCGCCGGACATGGCGCGCGCCTTCAACGGCGTCGGCGGCTACATCCGCTTCAAGAGCAAGCTCGACCCGCGCCTGCGTGAACTCGCGATCCTCCAGGTCGGCTGGATGGAGAAATCGGAGTACGAGTTCACCCATCACGTGAAGATCGGCAAGGAGTTCGGCGTTACCGACGACGATATCGAAGGCCTGATGGCCGAGACCGAGGGCAAGCCCTCCAAGCTCGAGCCGCTGGCAAAAGCGATTTTGCGCGGCGCCCGTGAGATGGTGCGGGAACTGGCGATGTCGGAGGCGACCTTTGCCGAGATCAAGAAGCAACTCTCCGACGAGCACATGGTCGACCTCGTGCTCACCATCGCCTTCTACTGCGCTGTGGTGCGCGTGCTGGCGACGATGAAGATCGACAACGAGCCCTATTACAAAGAGGTACTGCAACAGTACCCGATCCCGGGAGTGGAATGA